One genomic window of Mycobacteriales bacterium includes the following:
- a CDS encoding lysophospholipid acyltransferase family protein, giving the protein MGGDVSAGGEAPVQRNGYLYWVTKVVLTLPLLLSLRPRVEGLQHVPDSGPVILASNHTSFYDWLVLPLVVRRRRIIFLAKSSYFTGGGLKGRLRRYFFTACGQVPVDRSGGGAGEAAVRTAVRLLGEGQLLGVFPEGTRSPDGRLHRGRTGVVRIAATSGAPVIPCATVGLFDVAPAGRVLPRLSRRRTVIRFGPPMAWPDDPHQGVPDAVVLRERTNELMATIQRLSGQEYSDSDARAPRGEERA; this is encoded by the coding sequence GTGGGCGGCGACGTGAGCGCGGGCGGCGAGGCACCGGTTCAGCGCAACGGCTACCTGTACTGGGTCACCAAGGTCGTCCTGACGCTGCCGTTGCTCCTCTCGCTGCGACCCAGGGTCGAGGGCTTGCAGCACGTCCCGGACAGCGGCCCGGTCATCCTGGCGTCGAACCACACATCGTTCTACGACTGGCTGGTTCTGCCGCTGGTCGTGCGGCGGCGTCGCATCATCTTCCTGGCCAAGAGCTCCTACTTCACCGGCGGAGGGCTCAAGGGGCGGCTGCGGCGCTACTTCTTCACCGCCTGCGGCCAGGTGCCCGTGGACCGTTCCGGAGGCGGCGCCGGCGAAGCCGCTGTACGCACCGCCGTGCGGCTGCTCGGCGAAGGACAGCTGCTCGGGGTCTTCCCCGAGGGCACGCGCTCGCCGGACGGGCGGCTGCACCGCGGGCGCACCGGCGTTGTCCGGATCGCGGCCACGAGCGGCGCGCCGGTCATCCCCTGCGCCACCGTCGGTCTGTTCGACGTCGCGCCCGCCGGTCGCGTCCTGCCTCGACTGTCGCGCCGACGCACAGTCATCCGTTTCGGGCCGCCGATGGCCTGGCCCGACGACCCGCATCAGGGGGTTCCGGACGCGGTCGTCCTGCGCGAGCGTACGAACGAGCTCATGGCAACGATCCAGCGCTTGTCCGGACAGGAGTACAGCGACAGTGATGCTCGCGCTCCTCGTGGGGAGGAACGAGCGTGA